A stretch of Candidatus Hydrogenedentota bacterium DNA encodes these proteins:
- a CDS encoding magnesium transporter CorA family protein, whose protein sequence is MFRAYALHPDETIEIASDVVTATRLWAQGTVKVWIDLEHPSREEMEVLAAAFSLDAESVEDCLSGEQRPRIDDYDNYLFLMLYGAVASEASLTFNPRKICIFFNSRYLITVHQEPVLSVRYVFRRLERNTDLLKRGIDHVFFHLIDGLVDNIVLCAETYEDQMDVLEEESLETPIRPDLVTDVSRLRGDLMGFRRLVVSLRELVLPLSRRDYPHISEDLAWDFRHVIDHLTYAWELAEGLREVAQSIRENYSDQLARRTNDLMRTLTIFSTFLLPLSLISGIYGMNILLWPGPGARFAFPLVLGAMGCVATAMFVYFRKRGWI, encoded by the coding sequence GGCGACACGGTTGTGGGCGCAGGGGACAGTCAAGGTCTGGATAGACTTGGAGCATCCGTCCCGCGAGGAAATGGAAGTGCTCGCGGCCGCATTCAGCCTGGACGCGGAATCGGTAGAGGACTGTCTGAGCGGCGAGCAGCGGCCGCGCATCGACGATTACGACAATTACCTGTTCCTGATGCTCTACGGCGCCGTGGCTTCGGAAGCGTCGCTCACGTTCAACCCCCGGAAAATCTGCATCTTCTTCAATAGCCGCTATCTGATCACGGTGCACCAGGAGCCCGTGTTGTCGGTGCGTTACGTGTTTCGCCGGCTCGAACGCAACACGGACCTGCTGAAGCGGGGCATCGACCACGTCTTTTTCCATTTGATCGACGGGCTCGTCGACAACATCGTCCTGTGCGCGGAGACCTACGAAGACCAGATGGACGTACTGGAGGAGGAGTCCCTGGAAACGCCGATCCGGCCCGACCTCGTTACGGACGTCAGCCGGCTGCGAGGCGACTTGATGGGGTTCCGCCGGCTGGTGGTTTCGTTGCGTGAGCTGGTGCTGCCCCTTTCGCGGCGGGACTACCCGCACATATCCGAAGACCTTGCGTGGGATTTCCGGCACGTCATCGACCACCTGACCTACGCGTGGGAACTCGCCGAGGGCCTTCGAGAAGTCGCGCAAAGCATACGCGAGAATTACAGTGACCAACTGGCGCGCCGGACCAATGACCTCATGCGGACGCTGACGATCTTCTCGACCTTTCTGCTGCCGCTCTCGCTGATATCCGGCATCTACGGGATGAACATCCTGCTGTGGCCGGGGCCCGGGGCGCGCTTTGCCTTTCCGTTGGTTCTAGGCGCGATGGGGTGCGTCGCCACGGCCATGTTTGTGTACTTCCGCAAGCGCGGCTGGATCTGA